From a single Lolium rigidum isolate FL_2022 chromosome 7, APGP_CSIRO_Lrig_0.1, whole genome shotgun sequence genomic region:
- the LOC124676916 gene encoding nudC domain-containing protein 2-like produces MAEKLAPEKRHAFVHNGQKVFEWDQTLEEVNMYIELPKNVPTKLINCVIKAGHVEVGIRGNPPYLNHDLMLPVKTDSSFWTIEDGELHITLQKREKGKTWASPIQGQGSLDPYAADEEQKRLMLQRFQEENPGFDFSQAQFSGTCPDPRTFMGGIHTD; encoded by the exons ATGGCGGAGAAGCTGGCTCCCGAGAAGCGCCATGCCTTCGTCCACAACG GGCAGAAGGTCTTCGAATGGGACCAGACGCTGGAGGAGGTGAACATGTACATTGAGCTCCCCAAGAACGTGCCCACCAAGCTGATTAACTGCGTGATCAAGGCCGGCCACGTCGAGGTCGGAATCCGCGGCAACCCGCCCTACCTCAAC CATGACCTTATGCTCCCCGTGAAGACAGATTCGTCTTTCTGGACAATAG AGGACGGTGAGTTGCATATAACTCTGCAAAAAAGGGAAAAGGGGAAAACGTGGGCATCTCCAATACAAGGTCAAGGTAGCTTAGATCCATATGCTGCAGACGAGGAACAAAAACGTCTTATGCTGCAAAGGTTTCAAGAGGAG AATCCAGGGTTTGACTTCTCGCAGGCTCAGTTCAGTGGTACCTGCCCTGACCCAAGGACCTTCATGGGTGGAATTCACACCGACTGA